The DNA window atttggtcaatagataactggatttatttcaaaaaaaatatatgacactaagcgtacaaactattagaaaaacttccttggtttattagctacccagaaacgtaaaaatattaataaaattcccaaaaacaaatgaattaattgacgATAAGTAGagcgtaaagagaaaagcgcaatttcaaaaacatcttaatttgcaaaattttgttcaaaatgatcttccctacgacgaatacatgcccgaacacacttccttatctctatgacgtttactcttgggctgaatatgcgtcttatttcgtcactatgtttcggagaagaatttcgatgctcggccaattccctctgcataaacaagggacttcatgtaaaaatcaaccagcgttagattctggacaccgcgcttgcgatgtagttggacccccatgccaatacaacgcctgggaaccaaggtatccaaccattgccccacaatagttcgatagtgcgctggataaactatcacaatatccattattagctacaaaaaagtcaacaaacTCCGAAAAAAGCAACCCATCGTTagcggttttaattcaaatgtttgcaggggtatcataaataattatttgattggaccctacttttcatccaacaatttaaatggtgagaattatgaaaaaaaattgaggaatgtgctagggtcattgttttaaatttgaatttagaaacaagatgaattaacttattctacttattgaattaatttattaatttgattgacgaatttattccacatgacgattgtcaagtgcattatcgaactactgtggggcaatggtcgaaaacattaattctcaggcattggattagtagggtGGTCCAACTAcgtggcatgcacaatgaccagaaccttcGCCGGccgatttttacatgaagtcccttgtttatactgaaggaattggccgtgtatcgtaattcttctccgaaacatatttgaagataatgtcgaaataagacgcatattcagcccaagagtgaacgtcatagtgATAAGGAAGTATGTttgggcatgtattcgtcgtagggaagatcatattgaacaaaattttgcaaattaaggtgtttttgaaattgcgcttttctctttacgctctacttatcatcaattaattcatttgtttttgggaattttgtaaatatttttacgtttctgggtagctaataaaccaaggaagtttttctaatagtttgtacgcttagtgtcatatattttttttgaaataaatccagttatctattgaccaaattagtgaaacaaaacaaaatttcataggaaattacttgctattttaaaacgaatgatatttctgccattattagtatttataaatgataactgatgtattggcaactgattaaaactaaaataactaaaatccaactagtatttttttatttattgatgtttttgtaatcaattcgggatttttttaccaaaaccgaaaatgttgaatatctcagaaactagccactttccgcccaaggacctcagggctaattttgtaggaaattagttgtactatcacctcccgagaggaatacgtcgaattcaaagtcaccctgtatagagGTCTTTTATTACTATGCCTGTATAGCCCGCTGACTGCGCGACCTCATGTCGCgcaatgctgcttatgaatatgagccactAGCGTGgcgtgaaactagtcgagtttcatCAATCAGTTACGtgtataataattgttatgtaaGATTGTGATTAAATCATAATCTGTCTTATTATTAGGTACCTGCATTAACCTCTTATCTCTCGGTATATAAGACtaaaatagaaaacacattatgtctcgcgtagatctgagTTCCGACATGCAACGGGTTGCCTAGTactagtatattttattatctcgCTAATCCAAAGTCAAAATTAGGTCCCAATTTAGCATGAAGTAAGAAAAACTAGAAATTAATTTCAACAGCCCATTTATTCATGTAGGTAATTAAATAGTCataatttacttataaacaaaCGCTTCAAAGAAAAAAGCCTAAGTATTTGttcctaataataaaaaaataaattaggtacatgTCTTTATTTTCATTCACTTCAATCACAAGGGAATACCTACAGATAGGTTAAACCattaatactaaaacaaaagataatacgaaaaaaattaagtaagaaAGAAGTGAAATAGTTATGgaaaatcacataaaaaaataggaaacaTACGCAAAAGCATCACAAAAAAGATACTAGTAGCCAAAAATTTAAACCACTATTTTATGATTGACAGCAAAAATTCATCAAttgatcattattaaaaaaaaacaacataatttacaGAACCACAAACGGCAAATCATAAAACCCAAATAAATCCCAGAATAGATGAGTTCCTTTAAAAACTCCAGACAAGAGATCCATCTGTCAATACCTCTTCAATCTAAAATTAAGCTGCCCAAAGGTAAGCattcacaggcccgcatcggacggatcgcatcaaacggattaatttagCAAACTGCGTCAactgtatcggcagcgttcggattgccgacgcgagtaaTAGTTATCAGATTGCCGATCCCATTTTCACTCGGCTTTTTGGCATCGGTATTCCGTATGACATCATCGGTTCGcgtcgcatgtaggcattgccgatgagcggtccgtacgatgcagaccagtggacgcagttgtatgagtttctatacaagacaaactaaaatccgttgcgtgcgttgcgtccgatgcgtacgatgcgggcctgtagacgcttactTCAAGTGTCCAATCTTGCTTCTTGAGTTCGTAAAACTATTCATCTTACTTCTTCACCTTGTAAAACCGTCCATCACTCATTTCTTTGAACACTGGCGGAGGATGGTTATGGCCAACTGGAGCGCACATTATGGTCCCGTCATCATTCAATCTAATTCGACTCTTGCACTTATTCGTTTTCCGTGAACAATAGAACCAACGTTTTTTATGATTCTTCTGCGAAAATGTGAAGCCATTAAGCATCATCAACCTCGCTCCTCGCACTGTTTCTATGAATTTTACACGTGGATCTGTAATTAGGAGATCtgtaaaagtaaagaaaataaacattaagtcCTGGATCTACCTGGCAAATTGACTCAGCTGTATGTGCTATGGACGAGATACATCAGGAAACCGGTTAAAATGAAATCTCTATTCTAGAGTGCGGGCagtatatttctaaaataaataaagaaggaaattagattaactatttattttgaaatgaaatacgtataatttaattcataagaattatttaataaattaaatatataaaaactagcaaacccggcgaactccgtttagccgccaataattttccctgttttcctgcttttctcttagttttttcctgaattttctttgctataaacatcgCGGAGCCCGAAACCTTTCTAATAAATGCGAAatagaaatcggttcgtgcgtcctggagttatagcgtcaggaaggaaaattgtttttatagttattattatagaatatttatattgaaataaaacacgATTAAGATGTGTCCACGTCATTTAATATCAATCACAATTAAAGTATCCAGAACATCAAAATACCCCGTAAAGGTTTgtcaaagtttaatttattttcaaccctattactttctttattaaaatgtttttaaattaagaaatacaaaattgctatttaaatatatctacatgaaataagaaataaataattatataaactagTATTAAACCTTATAGCTTTGTAGTTGTACCTAATAGTCGATAATATTATTgtctatgttatattttttgccaAACTGGTGATTTGGGACAAAAGGTAAGATGTAAGAAGGACTTGTGGTATCCTCGTTTGAATAGGTTAGGTAAGGTTAAAAAGGGATCTAGATTTTTAAGCATTTCAATgcccttagaacgagtttgctttacgttaaactaaaacaaaacgagagcgaattcggcgctctgattagttggtttatttgagtttctatacaaggcaaactaaaaaCCTTTGTACGCTTACGTTTTTCCACGTAACTATACCATTACGTGTGTGGTTACCATTAGACTTAGTTATGGTAATTTAAGATATTTACCGCTGGCtgttttcatatattttggGGGCTCATGATTATGTATAGTGATGGCTTCTTTAATGGCATCCCTCTCCTTGGTAAGCTTCACAATAGCTTGGCATCCACTTAACTTCTTCGAACAATAATAGGTGGGGCTATTATGGTTTTGTGAAAACGTATACTGGTTGAACATTAGCAGATGTCTACCTTTCAATGTGGGAATGAATATAAAatctgtaaacaaaattatttcaatttaaaatcaatatattaaCATTAACGTCAAAGTTTTAGGAATCCTAATAGCGCACCGAAAATCATCAAGTAAACCGAGAGGGAGAGTAAGTGTCTAAACACACTATGCCGAACGTACGCGACTGAAGTTCCGCGGCTGATTTTACGTCCCAACGTATTCGGCTGATATGACACACCATAAGTGCCGAACTTACGCGGCAGAAATTCAATTTCGCAATACAATTCTACAGAATACGTTGCCGCCGAATTGCCGCTGAACTTACGCCCGACCGAAGTTCGGCTGTACACTATAACACAACGTAATTTCGGCATAATGTGTCGTCAGTAATTCAAATAGCATTGCGTAATCATGCCGAACTTCGGTCGCGTATCCTCGGCATAGTGTGTTTAGACACTAAAACTCTCACATACAtcacacattaacagcctataattggccactgctgaccaaaggcttcttctcgcacgaagaaagtttgagcattataaCTCAGAGCAGAAACCGCGGTCACAAATGCGGCTGTCCACAACCGGACCTTTCTAGAAAGTAGGTACCCTGACCGATTAGGTagttagattaaaaaaaatactttcattggaaaaattactttattatctgaatttattttacatacatattcagtaacatacataactaaaaagTCGCATCGTCAACTGGTATGTCAATGTgtctaaaaacataatattacacaaagaagacgtagatttttatataaaattaataaacaacaaagtGCAGAACACACTGTTTTTTAtctaataagccggtaaacgaccagacgggtCTGTTTCTGtcctttaaaattacatttaaaatactagTTACAAAAAATTcgtaagaaataaatactacTATAAGTTATGcttaatctaatttaattatgtcATGATAAATTAGTGCTAGCCCTTAAATTTACAACGTCTGAAAAgaagatttaaatttaaatatattcactCGTACAATGCGCGTATAAACGACAATTTGtcagttattataataactaactatTATATTCTAACATATGTACCGTTGgacattttcatatattttggcGGCTCATGATTATGAATAGTGCTCTCTTCTCTAATAGCTCCATCCTTTGTAAGCCTCACAAAAGCACGACATCTACCATAAATCCTCTTTGAACAATAATACCTGTTACTTTGATGGTCTTGCGAAAACGTATACTGCTTGTACATTAGGAGATTTTTACCTTTCAATGAAGGAATGAACTCATATCCAAAatctgtaaacaaaattatttgtaaagaacatagtgtttaattaaaattaaaaatctaattaatccgtcagttaagtaatgaaaaaatattaaacacgtatatttttttattttgtcatatagttatttacataaaacgaatcatAGTTTAGGAGCGGGAGCAAATCATTGCATTAACACTTACGGTGCTAATGCAATCGATGCTTGAGtaactataatattagtaaccTGTTCATTCGTCAAGTAGTTTAATTCGTCAAGACATCGCACAAAATTGAGTCCACCAAAGTTTTACACTtctataaaatcttttttaaaagtctaaaatcattaaatgaccaCCCGTTTtagggtgaggcgggagggagtgtgagactctcactgactaaacaTCACCTCGTTCCAACTCTTGCTTCTAACTGGCCCCCGGTAACAATTACAGCTGTCGGCAATCCTGGTCGCACCTTTCTAGAAACCCTGATCGAGTAAGaagtacaattaaaaaaaacactttcatggaaaaataactttatttttttatttctttttttttaataatagtaacATAAAAGTACAAACTTTTATATAgttatactaaataataaaaaaactaggaaagtgagtgtgtgtgtgtttatttatcCGTCTTTAACGACCAAAACGTAATGACAAAttaacgtaatttttttattggagaTAGTTAAAGGGATGGAAAGTgacttaggctactttttgtcCCACTTCCCTAAAATGGGGTGGAAGTTTGTATGGAGcattctacatttttttatttacaaatctaAAAATTGGTATACGGACTATGCATTCACCTCCATATACTTGTATGTATATATTCTATATCTATATACATTCCATACATACACCATTAATTTATTCCAGTTCAAAATATCGTATCGTAACACAATAGCTACCCAGTTCATTAATTGCTAtacatttctatattttaaacgtaatagggattccggtaacctcacacaacgtaagcattatttcacgtcggttttctgtgaggccgtggtattactgtGGTATTACTCtagtcgagccggtccattcgtaccaaagcatggctttACCACAATTGACTTCTAACTATATTCTAATGTATTCACCGCTGGCCGTTTTCATATATGTTGGCGGTTTATGATTATGTGTAGTGCTCTCTTCTCTAATAGCTCCATCCTTTGTAAGCCTCACAAAAGCACGACATCCACTTAACTTCTTTGAACAATAATAGCTGGTGCTATGATGGGCTTGCGAAAACGTGTACTGCTTATACATTAGCAGATTTTTACCTTTTAATGTAGGAATGAATACATATCCCAAatctgtaaacaaaattattcgtaAAGGTAATTAGTCTTAAACTGTTTACTTTATGTATAGTTAAATAACCACCGTAAGTGATAATGCAGTCGACGAttgattataaaattagtaaccTAACTATTATTCACTCGTGGTTTGCGTTCTTAAATCACCAGAACAGACCTGGATCCATTAAAGTTGTACCTTTCTAGTAGAAACCCGTTAATAAGGCCCTAggtgaggcgagacggagtaactattagactcttactgactaaaaattaccgCGTTCTAACTTTTGTTTCGAACCACAGCCCCGGTCGGAGCCATCTAGAAACCCTAAAACCGAGAAAGGAGTCCAAATAAAACAGTGCTTTCAttgaaaaaataactttattatctcgtaataactaatattatagcgttctattaaaataaattcgatATTTTAGTATCAGCTGTCTTTCCATTTTACCAATACTTATGCCATCCTAATTTGGGGATAggcaaaaataagaataattaattaggtagaGCAATGAGGCTCTACAAAATGTTTAAGCCACTTTTAaagtcatttaatataattagtccATTTTTAGGGACGGTCCAATTTCATAGTTTTATAAACTTTCCATCAGACGACTTCACGTACCGAGGTGGATCGTGTGTGTGATCACCtctgattataattatgttaccaAGTTTACCAAGTTTCACAGCAGCCCTGCATCCTGAATTTTTTCGAGAACAATAGTATGAAAAGCTCGAATGGTGTTGAGAGTAAGTGTAATTGTTGAACATCAACAAATCCTTTTTCTTGTGACTAGGAATAAATGTGTAACcaaaatctgaaataaaaatggttttgaAAGTCAATTATTATCACCCACTGTCCACTCATCCGTACTGTCCTTGTATCGATTTACCGATACCTATCTGttgtaactaactaactaatctttttttacgttttacaaCTTTGCGATGAAACAAATATCAAACTAATACCAATACTACGgctctagaaaaaaaaacagtctaGTAGTAAGGTCTGTATATTTCTTTTTCCTATTAACAATACGTGCTAGCTGGACAGTGGGCACAATCCGTGACAAGcaggataaaataaaacaataaaaatgctctaccaaatattattttatttcaataataacattTGAATTAATTCGAGTTTTTTATCTCTTTATAGAAAAACGAATCACAATCTGAGAGACTTCTTCgattattacaatatattttctaattacagTTCTTTccatctatttaaataaatagtataaaactgaccaaacaaaacaaaaccttaTTTACTACGTAGATAACTAcgtaatttgaaaaaaattataacgtaTAGActtgatgataataaaattgtacccttagtacgggtttgctttacgttggacgaaaacaaaacaagagcgcgttcagcactctgattggttggtccatCCGTATCTgccaatcagagggcttagtacgagtttgttttgcgtttaacgagatcaaataAAGATCGTACTAAGGTACGAATTGGCCGacttgaatgaaccaaccagtttttttttaataatacgacATTTAAGTTAAAGAGACACTGTATAGTTaactaaaatacctaaataataggTGAATTAAGTACAATATCACACaacttagaaaatatatttttggcaaataatttattgactacctatttaaaattcaatccCTAATACCTGTCATGGATAATATTATCTTCTCTTTTCTCATAAAAAGCCCAGGTACACAATCACAGGTATTTTTAAAGCAGGAACTATGGCACTGAACAGTGTTACACACAAAAATACACTTAAACACtatcacaacaaaatattttttacaaccaACACGAGATTCTTCTGAAATTGGTACTAAAAATGGCATCTGCATTAAATAACTAGAATTGACTTAACtacttaacataaaacatttgaGTCTTTTGTTATATTACAGTTTGCTCGCGTAACTTTTCAACTAAGTAACTCGTTTCGTTTCGTTCTTGACTATGGGCCCtcagcgtggcttgaaactagtcgagttcccttgtcgaacagttacgtgactAGTAGATGCTATAAAACGTAATCGATTGAATTTGTCCTGAAAGACTAAAAGCGCATTATTTTAGGCTCATGGTTATGATGAGTTGATGCAGATAGGACACAATTTAGTTCATGATTCATCCTAAGATAGGCTAAACATTTCTTCCGTCGTTTCGAACAGTACCAATAGATGGCGTTCTTGTTTCGCGCGTCTTTCCAATACGTGTAACCATTTAGGAGAAGTAAATAACCTTTACGAGTTGGTATGAACTGCATTCCAcctgaaaataatgtttgagttTCTTTAAGCTTCCTCGGTTCCTGGAATAATTACTACGTGAATTTTGGTTCCTCAGGCCATATTGACCCAGGTTAAAAAGTTTGAAGTTAGGCAATTCTTCATAAATGTTATATGCGCATCATATAATATTTCATCATACATGTAGATTATTTCTAGcacctttatatttattaaaaacaaaacagagccacaataaacaacattataattattcataCATTCGTTTACTTTCTGTGTAACATGATAGACACAAAATTTCATAATGTTTAGGACACACATGTTTTTTACAATCTTTACATATCTTCGAAGTTTTTGTATCTTTTGAAGTTGGACATACGGTACACCTTTTTCGTTTATGTAAAATCTTTGTACATGAAGTATCTGTTGTCTTGGTAACACCTGTTGACTGCGGAAGAGTTTTCTTACACTCTAATTCTGCGCTTAAATTTTCTAAAAGCCGCCGTCTTTGTACCATCATGTTCGGTTTCCAATCTAAATTGGTATCACAGAATAATATAATAGGCATTGAAACATGGAtcaatcataaatattatggAATACGGCTACAGATCACTGTATGGTTTGTAATAATCCAAAACCAGATTGCCTAGAAAATCCACAGCACATTTGTTGCATTATAGTCCACACTCATTCATCACAGTATAAGATATTGTTACCAGCTTGACATAAGGATAAGGGAATAAAATAAGGGTATTACCAGATAAGGTGCTTttgaataactattaaaaaaaattatatacaaatacaCTTTATTGAAAACAGTCCCTGAAATTCatggtaacaataaaaaatatcttcattttAGTAGTTCAGTTTAATTGGagaaaatacctaattataatagaataaaaacaGAAACCTGGCAGAAAATATAGTGAAGATTTCTTGTATTATGTAAACAACAAAGTTACCTCCAAAACtgtttagaaacaaaataaaactgtaaatatgtACCTGGAATAATTCACATGAAGAATAAAATTCAAACCTAGAATCCCGATGAACATGAGAAGAACTTAAATAATTcttatcaataattttatttgaattgagAAAAAATGCCTGTTGAATTATACATTAACACATATGTAGAGCCTCCTGTACTAAACATGGAACATTTTACAGACAATttggaaaaaaaagaaatttcaaCCTACCTGTTACTTACCTtcgcatatttatttataattaatggcCAACTTGTTGAATTACAATGTTCATATTTACATATACAGTAGCCAATATATTTCGAATTACCAAATTcacgttttttaaaacaaagattaTAAATGGAAACATTCTAATTGAAATGTTTGATAACAAACCTAGATGTAAAATTGTCTATATTGTTTTTACACTATTACATGAagtatttctttaaaactaagACTTATATTTACAGGAAcccttttaaaattaatgaaaattaactaatatgttattgtttgttagaaATCCGTTCATAATACAGGTTTAAATGGTAAAACAACATTGGCAACTTTCTACCCTTATAACTACGTACTCACCGATACCAGGATTTTTTCACGGCAGCCAATGGACACTCATATCACCAAATTCACTATTACACTGTAACACTACCACATTTTCCACtggatttaaatttaattcacAATTAAGCACAAAAAACACAAAAGTGTTTGAGGTTAGAAATACTGGGAACAAACATTACGATAGCACTTAGTTCATAAAAATGTCATCAACATATTTTACGCGACGGAATATGttgtttagaatttattttatgagctaaacacttattaaataaacaataatcttatatttgttttgacatttgacattagCAAAATGTTTACGAACCAACTGAAGCGcgtttcatttcattcaatGTTCGCGTCGtaaacttatgttttttttttaaacaacgtCTCATGCCCTTTATTAAAAACGCATAAATATATGACCATTATTGGAAACAGCACGACTATAACATGAATGCAtattattgactgcacggttggtgcggtggctgggcaactggctgccgcgcaacgggtagcgggttcgattcccgcacggagcaactctttgtgtgatccacaaattgttgtttcgggtctgggtgtcatgtgtatgtgaacttgtatgtttgtaaacgcacccacgacacaggagaaaatcctagtgtggggcaacgtttaaaaaaaaaaaaaatatttcttaataatcATTTCTTAATACATAACTTTTTAGAAAGGTTTTATGTTATCTTCAAATTGAGGTGAGGCAGGCAGCCTGGTTCTGGTTAACCATCCACCACCCgtcataataattttgtacCACGAACTTTCATGAGAGGCAATGCATGTCTATTTCTTTAATCCTTTTATACACCGTTTTAATCCAGCTATTAATGTATTGCCCTTGTCCTAGTTCAAACTTGATAGCATTTAGCAACACTTGAACAGTAAGTACTAGTCTGAGTAGTCTCCTTAGATTTGAATGGAATGTTGAAGAAATCTCTAACTCTGCAAGTTTCCTTAAGTAAATAACGATAAAATAgcaaattcattttatttaaaattagtggCTATCATCTCTCCCTTTTCTGATTTACTATACGAAGTTAGTTCTTACAGTTAATAAACACACAGCGAATTGCGGGTATTTGAAAACTGAATAGGGTTTTAgaggaaatattttgtttccattatttgtacataaatttttattatttttattatgtaataaaattatgttcatgTAACTAAAATTATCTACTTATAAAGGCTATGTTAAGATGTAGATTGgatgtacattattttttagGGCGTAAATAGGACACGGCTGTTTGTTACACATTCTGGAAGAAAACTTGTACCTGTCATTTTTGACAATTCTTCGACGCTTCAAAAGTTAACCTCAAAgattacttgtttatttattttgtttttcaaaatgaGTTTTCTATTCTGTTGTGTTGGTTTATTAAAAGGTGAAAATGTTAATGTGCAAAAATGGGACTAATCCAATGGTATCTTAAATGCCCGTTGGCTCGACATTCATGAAAATAATCGTTGCATGAAAATCAAGTAcaaattacttgttttattatttcttagttttcttgttgatattttgttaatttaaggTTCAGTTTGGTTTAATAGTGAGTCTTAGTTAAGTGTTAGTGTTTTGTGGTTATGTGAAGTGAATAAACTCTTTGGGAACACTTGATTCAGGAGGATTTTGTGGCAGGTAAACCTATTGActgtaatatttacaaaactagTACATTCGAATCACTTATTTCCCttaaatttagaaaaatacCTTAATAATATCGTACTTTAAATGAAGAAACGATATTCCCAACGCAAACTGcaatattgatataaaattattagacaTCTTTATTATGCTATCCCGACTGAATTAGTGTTAAAGGTTCACATTTACTTCCAAAAATACATTGCATTTTGAAGCATATTACTTTCGCAATATagttcaatatcttctttctaACAATGTGCCGTTATATTGCAGTACTCCAGCGCCTAATTGGCTTGAAGGTCATCTTTGATTTCACAATCATTGTAACACAGTTGATAACTGCCACTATCTAAACTTTTTA is part of the Spodoptera frugiperda isolate SF20-4 chromosome 30, AGI-APGP_CSIRO_Sfru_2.0, whole genome shotgun sequence genome and encodes:
- the LOC118269559 gene encoding uncharacterized protein LOC118269559, which codes for MFNQYTFSQNHNSPTYYCSKKLSGCQAIVKLTKERDAIKEAITIHNHEPPKYMKTASDLLITDPRVKFIETVRGARLMMLNGFTFSQKNHKKRWFYCSRKTNKCKSRIRLNDDGTIMCAPVGHNHPPPVFKEMSDGRFYKVKK